Within the Platichthys flesus chromosome 16, fPlaFle2.1, whole genome shotgun sequence genome, the region aaacattattatgaatatattcATTGAAACAATGCTTTGAAGCTTCTGTTcatgtttttgcacatttaacTTAGGTCttattttttgtaatattttttattgtacttttatATACAACTTTACAGCTTTacattacaaacaaacacattttgatattttcccTTACACTGTAGTATAAGAGTGTGTCGGGTCTACACTCAGAATGGATCGCACTGCCGGCTGACTCTTACACGAGCCCAGTGTAGTACATGAGGCGGTATCTCTAATGGAATATCCAACACACTAAATACAATCAAATACTATTGTGCGGTTGAGTGAGCTCGCTTGCCAAACCAGAACCAACTGAATAGCcctcagaaaaaagaaaacccctCCCTCCCCAGCTGGTTCCTGGAACAAGACGAAGCAAACACTCCCTCACAGCCATTTTTTCTACATACAGAAATGgcgttttcttcttttttttggtcCTCAAGTAATTTTCACCAGGTTTGTCTTTGTCACTGGTCCATTTCCCCGCAGCACTGCCACCGACACAGGAGAGGACTTCGACAGCCTTCAACCTGCCACAACAAGACAGTATTTCCTGAGAGAACTAAAAGAAAGAGCAGAGATGGACGTGCAGGGACGAGAGTAGACACGCATCGCATGTCTTGTCATTAGAGCAGAATCCTTCAGGGACAAGGTTGGAGACAgctccctctgcctctgtctgagTTTGacatgagagtgtgtgtgggggcggggggggggggggggggggtgaaggcaGCCGGATGGACTCAACGGGCAGTGTGATAGACAGACATGCGTTCTCCGCCCTGACCCTGATCCTTATCCATTTAACACCATGGTTGCCAGGGATCCACTCACAGCAAGAGGAAGTCCTGACCCGTACCGTTTCCACAGCTCTGgggaccacccccccccccccccctttatgaCACATACACAATGTCACATCCATCGAGAGGTTTTGATAGAAGGATGGCAGACTGATACGAAAGTGaataaaataagaggaggtGTTCCACCGACAAATGTCAGAGAAGAATAGGATTAAGGAGAAGGCAGCAGGGGAGATAGATCCTTCAgtgtagctgctttcagacactgaACCCCGGAGATCCTCCAGACATTGTgaggaggggctgtgtgtgtgtgtgtgaatgcaaatgtccgaggGAGAGCCTCCGGATGTTCTGCGGACCTTCTCTGGCCAGTCCCCTTGTAGAAAGTCTGCAGTAGCCGaagagagaacacagcaggagattcacaGCAAgggagtgggtgtgttgatgatgtttctgacAGAcgcataaataaataaattgaaaaacaaatatctccagaAGAAATTAAAGGAAGAAGACactgacgaagatgtcaagactGTTTCTGGAGATGAGGGCTGAGACCGGTATCAAtgtgaacaaaaacatgtgatttgcCTGCTGCATCAGCCCTCAACTGGACGCTACAGACATTTCTGTTGCTcctgctgcatgtgtgaaagaaaatCCGAAAACGGCTTATGTTTGGAGGACTGGACGTGTTGACTTGTACTATGtgctaaaatacaaaacattcaaTATGCTACAATTCAGCAAgccaaaacattttgtttagaCGGTGAACACGGGGAAAAAAGatgctttaaaaatatttataatctGTTTAAAAGGCCATATTTTATCCTAAAAGAGAGTAAAGACAGAGCCCCGGGTTCCTCTTTCATACCTGTGGGTGTAAGGCAGGACCAAACTGGTAATGAGGACACAATATAGCTTTGGAGAGAGGTCCACACTttgaactacacacacacatacatacacaaataaaTCCAACACTTTCAAGTTGCAGAGAAGATTCCATGTAGCACCTTGTTAAATAACTTACTGGTAGAGTATCGCTGATTGGCTCAATGCTTCACTTTCTCATTACACAAACTATTACACAATCAAGGGCTGTGATCCACACACTGTTCAACGAAGTATTTTTGACACAGTTTAAAGATAACACAAAATTTGCATTGGCGACGGACAATGGCAGCTCTACCCTGCTGTGATGGTCCCTAAAAGCAGGTAAATAATCGAGTTCTCTCAAacggctcctcctccatccagcTGACTGGCCTGTGGCCTCCGTCTGCTCATTTTCCAGAGGAACCAGTCTCTGAGAACTGGGCCTCGAACATGGCAGGCTATCACAGGCGCTCAGGCTCCAGCAGGTCTGCCCTGAGACTTTCACATCATTTCCTGGTCGTCCTCGAGCCCGGCAAAATGCTCCATCACACGGGTGTGGTCCTGCGATTCACCCCGTCTTTTAAATCGTTGGGAAAACAGTTATGGACCTGGAGGAACTCGGCAGCAGCCTCGTGCTCAGGGCTGTACGTGTTGTCCGTCACGCTGTCCCTCGCCAGGGCGTACATGGAGAGCTCGTCCATGGCACCACTGGAGGACGCCATCCCCTTCAGCCCGGCCACTGGGGAGTTCTCCCGCGACCCCTCCGTCGAGTGGGAGCTGGCGCGCGACGTCCGCCGGCGGTAGCGGAAGCTCGGTATCCTGGAGTAaggggaggaggacgagagcgAGCGGATTAACTCGCGCCTCGCCTTCCAGCGGACCTCCTTGTTCCTCTCGATGTAGATGTTGATGGCGAGGACGGCCACGGCCTCGGCCACAATGAAGGAGAGGGCGCCGAAGTAGAAGGACCAACCGTAGGAGTAGGTGTACTTCTTGTCGTCATCACGTTTGTCACTGGGGTCTCCTGCATTGCTGGAGATGTAGACGATGATTCCGATGATGTTGCTCAGACCTggatttttaaaaaacaaaacagaaagacaagaaaTGAGCAAAGACAATTCAGAGAAAGGTCATAAGGATGTGGATAAAACAGCATAAACAATCAGACCCTCTAGCTACCACTTTAATCTTCCAATGATTACGGGACTCCTACTTAATGACCTCCTCATCACTTGATTGGAGATCCTGACCCTCAGTCTTTATGATTGCACCTCTGCTACATCAAGCCGCCTTTGTTCATTACcacacccccccgcccccgaacacgacccccccccccccccccccccgcagcaggagcgcgcggggggggggggtgtggtaATGAAACCCTCCAGCTCACCTGCAGCGACGAAGAGAATGCCTGCGCTGAGGAGGAAGTTGTTTGTCTTGTTGTAGACCCTCCCCAGGGCGACACACAGCCCCCCCAGCATCAGCAGGCCGGTGCTGAGGATGGGGAACACACTGGAGGCACGCACTATACCTGCAGAGACAAAGGGATCGTTAAGAAGGCCACGGTGAATGCTTCAAACAAAGTTCATTATCCGATATTTGATTGGACGACGGAGGGGCTAGTtagtgaaacacagacacaaatgaaTGACATCCATCATTAGATTCGACTATAAGGCATTTAACAGATCCATAGATCCATAAAAAGATTTATCACAACCAATCAGGCTGTGGGATTTGTTCATTCTTCTAGTAACACAggttgtaaaagaaaaagaagactctgTTAAATCATTAGAATTTCCATTACCCTGCCGAGCCCTCATCTCTCCAGTTCCGCCTCCTCTCCATCCATTTTGGAGAACTCCATTATGATTTATACTTTGGGGCCTTGTTGTGACAAAGCTTTGCTAATCAGCTGTGGGATGTAACAAGAGCGCTGACTCACTATCACCTCCCCAGAAATGAATCACTCTGCCATTTTACAACTTCCAAAAGATGGATGAGCGTATTCAGCTGTGAGGTCCTTTATTAAGCCCTCCTTTTATTCAGTAGTCGTGATGCACTGAGGTTGGACTTTGTCTAAAGTCTGATAAGTCTTCTTTGTTACTTTCTGCATATTAGGCAGATCCTGAGTTCACTGTGCTTCAAACAGAGGTGCTCTGCTGATTCAACATCTCCAATTGAATCTAACGACTAATCACAAGTTTCTGTTTCTACTTGTTTTTACCTTGAAttttaatgctgctgctgcaaaaagaGTCTTCAAGACAAATGAGATTAAATCTTCTTGTAGTGGGCACAGCTGAAATATGATAGAAAGTTCTGGTTTTGGTCAACCTCTGTATAAACAGGCATCACTTGATTGGAGACTGCTCTAACTGCTGGGTGATAAGACGTGTGCCCTTTACCCTGTAAAGCTAAAGAGACGCTCATGCACTTACGCAGCAGGTATTCAGAGCTGTCCGTGTCGTAGTCGTTGTCGTCAGGGAAATGGTTGATTCTGTAACAGCTGCCTTGGTTGATACCTGcaggacagaaagacagaaagactgAGTCTCCATGTGAAAAACCAAAGACTGTACACATCGAGGAGATGTAGCAGTCGTATAGGAACTGGGGGATGAGTACATGGACCTGAGAACTcgacacagaagaaaacatgcaaatggTGAAAACATCCTTTTCCCAACACAAgcgcaggaaacaggaaatgcacTGCAAGtgctcacaacacaaacaaatacttaaCATGACCAAATACTCACAGCACAACCGAATACATCACAATCAAATACTCACACAACAactaaatacaacacaataaaatactCACAACTAAATACAACACAACCAATTGTCTTTTCAAGCAAACTGAAATTAAACTGGATTTATCCGATGCTCTGGGAGAGGGTCACACTCTCTCTGTTCATTTCTCACTCTCTGTTCGGTTGCTCTCGGCTTGGAAGGATGTGCGCGGCCGAGTCGGAGCCACAGCTGCTCCCCTTGGCCGGTGACTGTGTCCACTGGAGTAAGACCCTGCTGTTTGTCTTCTCTCATTCAAAGGAGGATggagtgcggggggggggggtcgcccCTCAGACCAACTTGTTACTCTTCACGTACTAAGGCGAGGAAACAGGAGCAGCGGGATATAGAAGGAAAACACGGCCTTGTTCATCTAACTGGGCCGTGTTCGGTTGGTCTACTGTTAGCAATGAGTAACACTACGAGGCAGGCAAGTGTTATTCATTGCTCAACACTGTGAAAATAACTTGTGGATCGTCCTTTCAAAGCTGTTCCCCTTTTCTAATAAACACTTCGTTATGAAAAccattttcccttttgttttagTCATTCATTAAATCCTCTTTGGTTTGGATGTTTGCACGTAGCTCACAAAAGCTACACCTTCTTCTGGGATTGACTCATTACGCTCAGTTGGTTTTCACTTCAAACTGCTGATGGGACCTTTGATCTTTGATTTGAAACTGAGGATCACAgctcagtgcacacacacattcgaaCAGGGACCATCAACGTGAGGGGGGGCACCGCCGGTGTGACGAGGATCAGTTCATTGGCGCTTCCTAGGCGGTTGTGTGATTAAGATTTGCACTGCCCGCAGGGATTCGATCGGTCGTGGCCCGTGTCCAGCTCAGACTCAGGTAAACGGCTGATtgctgggcgggggggggggggggggggggggttgaggacAAGAAGCCTATTTGAACAACAGGTGAGCTGGAACAGGAgggtgagagtgagagaggtaAAAAAAAGCCTGTTGCAGTAATCGAGCAGGGCTACAGACAACACCTTGTCTCGGGGGGAAGAGGTTGGGGTTGGTGGGTTTAATGGATGTGCTCGGTGCAGTGGTGGGAATGCTGGGAGCTCTTTGGCTATGCGTTCAACATTTGGGCTGTGGTCCCCCTCAACACTTCATCATTCTGCAAACAACACCCACGGTATTAAAGGTGTGCTGGGCTGTGGCTTCATTTGCATAGTTTTACATAAGCATAtcagcttttttctttctgtgtgtgtctgttcgtgTGTATCTCTGAGTCCATGGAAGCAATTGGCCATCCGCTAACCCCACCAGCCTTAGTTACCGTTGCTCCTCCTGTCGAGCATTTGGTTCTTACTCAAGCAGATAACTCGGCTTTTCCTCCTGCCAGCCACAGACCTGCAGCTCAGGTTTTACCGAGGTGTGATGATGACCGGTCAGCTGGTTAAACCTCATTTAAACTTAGCCTGTATCTCTCAAAGCACCAATGACTTTTATTTATCCCACCTCAAGAACACAAAGAACCCCTTTTATCCCTAATGGACAGATTAGGGCACGCTCGCTTCCATTAACTAGGTCTGCCGCCTAATAAGGGACATCAAATTAATTAGCATCAAATCGCTCGGTGGAAATGGAGGACACGTTTCTGTGTCTAGTCAAAAAAAGGGCTGTGAGCTATTTCAGGCAGCGACGTGAGACTGTGTGCCTggtaaatcacacacacacacacacacacacacacacacacacacacacacacacacacacacatacggctCACAAGGTTGGATATAAACATGATGAATGAAGATAACAGAAATACAGACACCTTTGCTATCCTGCTAATTGCTGTGTAAACACCACACGCTTGCTTGTCACTGCATTTAGAAGCACATTTTTGTTTGgtaggcgggggggggggggggtcgacagctgtctgtttatttcatcccgaaacacaaagattaattTTGACCTGTGCACAAGGTATGAGTCCAGACAGCAGCCACTCCTCTGCCtcgtcttgtgtgtgtgtgtgtgtgtgtgtgtgtgtgtgtgtgtgtgtgtgtgtgtgtgtgtgtgtgtgtgtgtgtgtgtgtgtgtgtgtgtgtgtgtgtgtgtgtgtgatatagaTTGGAAGAAACAGAAGACAATATTGCAACTGATTTGGAATCTGATTATAAGCCCCGGCCTGGAGGCTTGTGATTTATGAGTGACAGTTATCAGCTCAATGTCTATgtttagcttgtgtgtgtgtgcagggtcaGATGGACTCTTCATGAAATGATAAAAGGTCTGAATACTGACAAGCTgcgagggaaggaggaggaggaggaggagggaggaagtggagattaAACAAGGGATGGGGGTGCGAGGAAATGAAACACCAGAGAGCGGAGGAATGATGGGGACAGTGGTCACATGTAAGAGAGACTCAGCCGGAGGATGATGGCAGGGAAGCAACGAGGGAGAGATTAGGAAAGATAGAGCGTTAAATGGACAAAACGAGGACAGGGCAATAAAGGTTGGATGGTCAGTTGGGCAAAGTAACAAATGTTAAAGTCCAGGCTGGAGCTTGTTGTACATGTTTTTAACGTGTGGATGATGAACAAAGATGATAAATAAGTGTTTTATGTGCAGATTTGCGGGGGGGAATTTTTTCATGGTGATCGTTGTGTCAAACCGTGAGTTAACCCCTCACAGTCAACACATTACATGGGGAGTAATGGATTCCCCGGGCCTGACTGGAGCTGCCAAGCCCCACGCTGAGcatcacctcctcttcaccatGCCAACCGCTGTTGGTCTTCAATAAGCTCATTTACATAAACATCCTCCGAGGACGCTTTTGACATCTTCATTGTAGTTTCGGTACCCGCCCAATAGGAGACAAACCCCCCCTTTCCCTTCACAGAGCTGTCACCACTTaacagtacacaaacacaacccgGAGACTCGCACGTTGTGTCGGGAGCAGCTGTCACAAGCGGCGGTGCCACAGAGAACAGGATGATGCACGTCGTCATTATTTTGAATTAGGCCGGCCAATAAGGGAGCCGCCTCAGGGGAATACACCAATAGCATTGTCTCACTGAATCCGACAACTGCTCACTCCGGTGATTCCAGGAGTACAGTGCATCATGACAACGAGCTCCGTGTGGCACAGGCCTCCAGTCCCCCGGTTTCACTCGGCGTTAGCTCCGGAAATAGATTGATGAATAAACCAATCAAAAGTGACTTTAATATTGCATTTCACTTGAACCGCGTTGCCTCCGGTGGGTGACACACCCTCGGCAAAGCAACACCTAACACATCTGAAGCAATTAGGGGTAGTGGCACATTGTTCtgctccccccacctccctgtTAATATCCTCCCTGCTTTCAGATCCGCGACGGAGAGTGCGACCACTGACGAGGGAGAACGCTCTGTGGCGGTGGGATGATTAGGTTTTATAAAGCTGTAAACAGATAGAGCACCGCTTCTGCGACTTGATATCAAACGCAGACATGCTCGCACAGCTCGCACAGGCAccgcaacacacacatttattagtTTGGAAACAGGGGACACCAGAGCAGAATATAAAAGTGCTGTTGTGCAATCACAacaaaccttttttcagtgCAAGCGAGGGGGGAAATAAGAGAaagcaatttggtgcagatatcAGTGATTCAGTGTTGATGGGTCTGACGCTTTGCTAATTAAATTTTCAACAGGCTGCAATTTAGTCCAACACAGCTCTGCATGGTGTTGCCAGATTTTAGGGAGAAAATGTAACATCTATCGGCACATGTAGCTTCTCTGTTGTGAAAGTTGTTATGCATTGTTAATAACTTGAGACTCAAAGCATAGTAGCAAGCAAGtataatacaatttatataGGCCTACTAAATAATgcaatatatattgttattctTGTTAAACCGCAATTCCTGTCTTTCCTCTGTCCAAATCATCATGTGGTGAACCAGGTGTCCATCACGAAAAGCAACTGTGGAACCAGAAGAGACTCAATATATTGATTAAGCCATCAATCTAGTGATGAGTAGAAAATGCTTATCCACGCGTTTGAGAAGACGAGATGCATCGTGCATTGTTCACCTACTTGCTCTGTATTGCAAatgaccactagagggcacaccACAGATTTGCATGCTGTGAATAGAAAGCCCGGGTGAGGGCAGCTTGTGTTTCCCTCTGAGCTGATGGCCGAAAAGCAATTGCCGCGCCACCAGCTTGGATGTGAGGCCCTGAATTCAACCATGTTCCTGAGTTTTGTTGCTGATGAACCTACCACACACGGCCCCTACACTGCCCCTGTTATTCACGCGTGTAATGCATTTTACAGATGTGTAGCGTAAATATCTGAGATTGTACACGAAGGGGCACAGGATACGTGAGGCACCCACTATGTGTTCATATACAAGCAAGTCTACCCACAGCCTCCAGCCCGATTCATGCTCCTGCATCGAAGCTACGCCCGTGTGTACGCACGTAGCCTACACAGGGGGCCGAGTAGTCATTGTTGCACTCAGATGAATGAGAGTGGTGCTGTAATTACACTGCCGAAACGCGACTGGCggtagagtttctatgctggtTTTGAGTGTCTcccatatttaaaacatttctggggtctctgtttacttcagaaCAATGGCGAGTGTTGCTCAGTGGATCTTGTTGAAATTGGAGATGATAGATGTCGAAGAGCATGACGTTTTGGG harbors:
- the cacng4b gene encoding calcium channel, voltage-dependent, gamma subunit 4b translates to MAWCDRGVQTLLATVGAFAAFSLMTIAIGTDYWLYSRAYICNATNATSDDTQSQPRTKRGDLTHSGLWRICCIEGINQGSCYRINHFPDDNDYDTDSSEYLLRIVRASSVFPILSTGLLMLGGLCVALGRVYNKTNNFLLSAGILFVAAGLSNIIGIIVYISSNAGDPSDKRDDDKKYTYSYGWSFYFGALSFIVAEAVAVLAINIYIERNKEVRWKARRELIRSLSSSSPYSRIPSFRYRRRTSRASSHSTEGSRENSPVAGLKGMASSSGAMDELSMYALARDSVTDNTYSPEHEAAAEFLQVHNCFPNDLKDGVNRRTTPV